In one Alosa alosa isolate M-15738 ecotype Scorff River chromosome 14, AALO_Geno_1.1, whole genome shotgun sequence genomic region, the following are encoded:
- the LOC125307488 gene encoding intestinal mucin-like protein, with protein MCDQPGQIKVAEKVGCCEIDKCVCDVTTCPIRSCPVGYIQETEVGACCPKCVPKAVCVYNNAEYLPHSSVPMRHCETCLCSDKLENDGSLHRIECEPITCDTYCPQGFEPVLPPGECCAKCVQTMCVVVYSGNLTHSIPVNGIWSPPGNKCVKYECVKVGSRFITMEARTLCPPYNPNDCIPGTEVIAPDGCCHLCVRKCNRTTESTYLQHNGCTSSQKVDLTTCQGLCPTFSWFSRSTSTFQPSCSCCQEITTSKREVEMVCPDGSKFSYSYNYIEQCGCLQSTCTTMEKTVTKKLQRRR; from the exons ATGTGTGATCAGCCTGGCCAGATTAAAGTGGCTGAAAAAGTAGGATGCTGTGAAATAGACAAATGTG TATGTGATGTCACCACATGTCCAATCCGCTCTTGTCCAGTTGGTTACATTCAAGAGACTGAAGTGGGGGCGTGTTGCCCTAAGTGTG TTCCTAAAGCTGTTTGTGTATACAATAACGCGGAATACTTG CCGCACAGCAGTGTGCCTATGAGACATTGTGAAACCTGTCTGTGTAGTGACAAACTGGAAAATGATGGCAGCTTACACAGGATCGAATGTGAGCCTATTACATGTGACACTTACTGTCCACAG GGCTTCGAGCCAGTTTTGCCACCAGGAGAATGCTGTGCAAAGTGTGTGCAGaccatgtgtgtggttgtgtattcAGGAAACCTCACACACTCTATTCCT GTCAATGGTATCTGGAGTCCACCTGGGAACAAGTGTGtaaagtatgagtgtgtgaaggTCGGGAGCAGGTTCATCACTATGGAGGCCAGAACACTCTGTCCTCCCTACAACCCCAATGACTGCATTCCT GGGACAGAGGTCATTGCACCTGATGGTTGCTGCCATTTGTGTG TAAGGAAATGCAACCGGACAACGGAATCTACATACCTGCAGCATAATGGCTGCACCTCCTCCCAGAAGGTTGACTTGACAACTTGTCAAGGTCTTTGTCCAACATTCTCCTG GTTCTCTCGGAGTACAAGCACGTTTCAGCCCTCCTGTTCCTGTTGCCAGGAGATTACCACCAGCaaaagagaggtggagatggTCTGCCCTGATGGCTCAAAGTTCAGTTATTCATATAACTACATTGAGCAATGTGGCTGTCTTCAGTCAACATGCACCACTATGGAAAAAACAGTGACTAAAAAGCTACAAAGAAGGCGTTAA